Part of the Mangifera indica cultivar Alphonso chromosome 4, CATAS_Mindica_2.1, whole genome shotgun sequence genome, TTTATATGCATATCAACAAGCACACCAGTTCTCCCAATACTTGATTGTGCAAGCCTCCTAATTAATTGCTAAGTTGCACTTGGATGATCTTGGTTCGTAGTAGTAGGTGACTTCGAAGACGGCAATGGCTCTCCACCTGGAGGCAAGTCGTGGAGAGCAGCAAGCATCCTTCGAATACTAATGGAGCTTGCTGGTTTGAAAGTATGAGATCTCTCGTGGAGATGATGTTTGATGcttaaaaaaagatgaaattaacCAAAGATTACACCTTAATCAACATCTCCTCAAGCCCACCTTGAATCattatattgaaattgaatgaatCTCGGAGTTGTCTGGTTGATAATTAGAAATCATACCATTTTGTATTAACAAACCACATGGATGTAGTTTTATGTAGGGATAGAAGTTTGTATAAGGAGAACTGGGTGAACTTTGAATTGTGTTAATTGCTTTCATTGAATGCTTACTGCTCTAGCTAGCTCCCCTTGGGAAAGAAGAATTATTTTGTTGTTGCATTCGGTAAGAGTATGATGAGGTTGAagttacttaaaagattacttgaAGAAAACAAATCGGAGGATGTGGCACCAAGTCACTGTACTTTGTCTGTTTTTGctacttgattttattttaaatcacaAACCAAATTGCTTACAGCTTCTTTGTAAAGACATATCTATCGTCCTACTTTTATTACACACAATTGATAATAACATTTCAGGCCAAAAAAACTGTTGGTTTGCAGATGAAGCAAGCAGGACTTGGATTCTGAAAATTAGATATGATTTAAAGATGGGCATGCGTGTATGTATTAGCATTTGTAAATCTGAATGGTTGGATGGTCCCAGTGAGAAAACAGGTACAAAGATTCTAAATAATTGACAGAAGTAGCAACATTTCGGAGTTGAACaaacttttctttatttgagCAGAGAAAATTCCAGGAGGGGAGAGATTCGTTTACACTTGATCATCTGACGCAGATTCAAACTTGATTGATTATGTATTACCTGCAATCAGACACAAGTATGTATTTAGCATTAAAAAAGTACATATAACAAGCATGTAGTAAAATGAAGAGGAAATGAAGCTGACCTGGAATTAATTGGAATCTGCAAAGAGGGCAGGAAGAATGGTGGGAAAGCCAAGGGAGGATGCAGTGAGAATGGTAAAGGTGTTTGCAGGGGAGTTGTTCAGCTTTTGAACCAATTAAAAAGTCATCTTTACAAATAACACACAACACTTATGACAAACAATCTGATACTACCACACTTGTAATTGATGATTGCCAAGCATCAGTGACTGAATTGGATGCGTTATTACTAGTACCACTATCATCGCAATCGAAATCAGCAAAGAGGAAGTCGAAATGGGAATCAGAGATGAGATTTGGAGGGGAATCCATGTATTCGAGAGAGAGGGAGTGGCAGTGGGGGCAGGGGAGTGAAATAGTAGAAGATGAAGAGACGGTAGAGTTGGAGAAGAGTAGGGTGACGCTCATATCACATTGGTGGCACCAACAAGTGAGTCTATCGGTGGCGGTGGCGGTGGCGGTAGATAACATTTGGGTAGATGGTAAGTGAATGGGGAAGTCTCTTGTTGAAGAATGGAGAATGGCCATGTGGGGTTGGGGGTTCTGCTTGTATATCCTTTTGTTTTTTGCTTCGTTTGGTGGTGTCCATTGTCATTTGTCAGTTTTGTTGTGTGATTATTCCCACTATAGATTATTTCTTGCTGAGCTCTTACGGTCGTATATGGATTTCAATGAGATATTACTTCACCTGTATTTTTCGGTAGGAAAATCTTGTAGTTTTTGATATCTTCAGACAAATCTCACATAAATAATTAGAGAGATATAGagattatttgtatattttacattatttaggGATTAGAtgataaaactaattaaataatatataagttcTTTAAACTGTTAATACGTGTTTTATATTGTTTGGTCGTAAGCAAAACTAGGATGAACAGAGTATTTGGACCAAGAAGTCAGGACATTGATAGGGGGCGATTGTGCGAATTTTGCATAGTTAAGGTCTTAGAAAGGCATGCTTTACTAATAGTATTGACAGCAGTGTTTTGTGGCCATCATTGATATTAAGACCACAGAATAAGAATTTTTTgggggaaaaggactatttcccacccaagtttaagcgCAATTTCAAAAGTATTTTTACGTctgataaaaaactcaaacactcttCTATCTCTAAACCGCTATTaagttttctattaaatatagggttaaaatcatcattttactgtttatattcaaGTTATGTAATTTTATCTGATTTTACCcctctgattttaaaaattaatttttacccTCATACctgaactttaaaaagtgacttttaCCCTCCTAAAtcccttattttttttcactttcacttCGGCCACCGACAACGATGTGGCTGAAGGGAAAGTGATGAGCATTATCTAGATTTGGACAATGCTCATCGACCTTCACTAGACGATGGAGCATAGTCCATTCTCTAGATGACGCTCGTCGTCCAAAATAGACGACTCTCCGTCATCCAGAATAGGCGATGCTTCTTCATCcaaagatctggacgacgatTGCCCTTCTTGGACGACGATCATTGTCCAAAGGTCTATATCTGGACAAAAACTTCTCTGTTGTCGGTCGGCCATTGTCGGAGAAAGTGGCTGGATTTCAGGggggaaaaatgaattttttaaaacttaattcaggagacaaatgttaatttttcaaactgaaggggaaaaaatgagataaaattttaattgtttaacattattgataaaataacgaatttgCCCTTTAACCCTAACAGAAAATATATGGGTGGATCttaacagattaaactttggatgggtgtttgagtttttcattagGTGTagatatacttttaaaattgcactaaaacttgggtgggaaatagtccttttccctttttttttttggtttcctAACTTGGTTATGCATTCAAATGTTTGtatattaatatctaatataatttcaaactcTTTTGCTTTTGTTATTCATAGCAAATGGAATACCTGTAGATGTGGAGAACAAAGAATATGAGAGTTCCTCCACGCGTTGCAAAGCAAGTTCAAACGTGCGGGATGTTTTTCTGAAGATAGCAGCAGAACATGATGAAGATTCAGAGGCGATTTGTACATTTTGTTTGAAAGTTTATTCAGCTAAATCTTCCAATGGCACTTCTCATTTATTGCGTCACATGAGTTCAACCCCTGAATGTGATAAAGGTGATGTAAAATATACAACTTCACACGATACATTGACTGATGCATCTACGTCCTTGGGGAATCGGGAATATGATTTAGGGAAGATGCATCTCATTTTGATGCAAAGAAGAAGCTTCCTTGCGATGGTGCATTTTCTCATGTGGGTTGTTGTGCTCACATTATGAATGTAACTGTGCAAGCTTGTTTTGATCTCATTTCTAACATCATTGAAAAACTTCGTCTTGGTGTTATGGGAAGCAATCCCCCATAGGAAGAAGAATTTTTCTACAGTTGctagaaatttaaatttggatatCTGGAAAAAGTTGTCTTGATTGCCCTACATATGGGAATGGGATAAAAGTTTCAAGTACAACCTATCAGGTACATTTTCATCTGAAGATTATAATAGTTGTGCCCCTTATGCTACTGGGATATCTGTTGTTGTCACTAATATCTTCGATgttaaagatgaatttgaagatTATAAGACATTCCGAAGTACAAGATTTCGGACACAGCAGAACTCTCAGCAACATTTTCATTTAGTAAAGCAAAGCAATGATCTAAATAGTGAAGTAGATGTCTTAGAGTACTGGAGTTCATGCTCAATGAGATACCCAGTGCAATAAAGAATGGCTAGAGACATTTCAACCATTTGAACTTTTGTTGGTTGTGTTAGGTAAATAGTTCATTTATCTTAGATCACACACAGTCTGTTGCCTAAACTTGGCGTATGACTACAGTGCCAGTTTCAAGgctttttgtgttttcttgtGGATCCTGCTGGCTTGATAACTTCAGGTTGTGGAATGCATAGTGATGTGCTTCTTGTTATAAACAGGATGAGCATTCTTGTATTGTTTGGCAtgatgttaaattattttacgctttttttttttatgagataGTTTTGCTCTCTAAAAATGTCACAAACTGAGAAGGCTACAGTTAAGCCACTAATCCATAACCAGtcacaaaatttcaagaaaggaacttttttcttattgaaattaAAGCTTGACATAAACATGATACAATGAGTAGTTAATCAAGAAGAAGCTTCCGCGTGAGCAATATTGGAAGCCTCAAGATCAGCAGCTTTCTTGAGAAAATTCTGGTCGTCATCCTCAAGAGCCATCTGAATAGGGCAAGATCCTAAGCCATCAGCAATAGCAAGCAAAATCTTTTTCATCTCAGATCTGAACTCTTCAATATCAACAGTTCCACTTTTATCCAAATCAAACTTGTCAAAAATGGAATCATAAAGCTGTGTTAGCTGTTCAGGAGGAGTAGCAACATCGACGCCGAAGTGGGTCTCGATAAGGCGCATAGATTCAAAAGCCTTGCGTAGCTCAGAGCGTGATAGAACCCCATCGTTGTTGAGATCCAAGGCTGCAAATCTCTCATCAACACTCTTCTTGAATTGCTCATCGTCGCTCACAAAAGCCCTCACTGTTGATCCATCAATTATCACGACACCCATTCTTCAAATCTTTTTCCTTCTCTCTGATAACGCAATTAGTTTGTTTTTTTGTGTTATTCTAAGGTAGATAGAGATGAATGTGAATACACGGTGGGAGAAAAGAATaagataagagagaaaaatttcCTCGCGCACCAACCCCACCAACCACCCAGAGCCCGCACCCctcccccccaaaaaaaaatataagggagTAAATCCTGTGGCCACAGAAGGTTTGGCCAGAGAACGTTTGCCAcccctaaatgataaaaataatcctTTCCAACCCAACATCAATTTGTTTAAGAAAGCTAACTGTGTgaggataaaataacaattttattatatataaattttgaaaagaaaactctattatatatcatatccaaaagttttaaaaatgataatttaataaaaactgtttttttaaataagaccaaaaaagtttgaaaatttacatatcaatttttgcttttttgaGAAAAATCTAACAGTTGGCAACACTTCTCCACCAACTCCATGCTTTCATCGTTGTCATCCCTCATCCTCATCGCAATATGAGTTATCATCTTTAACAACCTTTATTCGAGTTGATGATTGAGTGAAGGTTATTGTTGACAACATCTTATATTACGACGATAAGAAAAGGTAATAGGTGTTGATAGCGGTGAGATTGCTGATGGATAAAGTTTCTGAAAAAAAGGTaaagttgagaaaaaaaataaataaaatggtcctaatgtaattttaatttttaagggttttttaattttgggttttgaggtaatttaaaaaaagataattttaaaattttaagtagtaaatggcttttttttaatcaattttgattttagatgaaaaattatttttgttatttaggGGTCGAGAAGGTTTTAggtcaaactttgggtgggaaaaaaaatcaagataagataagataaaaGGATGCGCACATTTGAGGCGGCGTTATTCGTGTCAACCAAGAAGTCCCCATGTTTGTTTTACGGTaaagaataaacaaataaagttGATGAGAACtaccataaaaatatatatactggGTTGGTTTCAATAttgagataaatatatatatataggaaaattaaataaaatatccattttttatagataataaacaaatttatctttaattttaaagtttaaataaaaatacctatattttaaaggatttaaacgAAAACCTcctaaatatcaaaaaaaataccaaaacttgcattattttattctatataaacTATACCTCTTCCTctgtatattaatatatataattttactcattattcaagagagatttctagagagagaaaagaagttcaTGATAGAGATTTCAagtgagaagaaaaaagttcgtgattttaaagtatttataaGTATTATAACTTCAaccgttattattttattgataatgtaattatatatagtgttttacataataaattagagttgtgtataaaaattaaattgataaaaattatagggggtattttgtaattattataatagtaagaggtgaaatgatattttataatataggggtaaattgatattttaaaaaattagtatcacattaat contains:
- the LOC123213226 gene encoding uncharacterized protein LOC123213226; translation: MGVVIIDGSTVRAFVSDDEQFKKSVDERFAALDLNNDGVLSRSELRKAFESMRLIETHFGVDVATPPEQLTQLYDSIFDKFDLDKSGTVDIEEFRSEMKKILLAIADGLGSCPIQMALEDDDQNFLKKAADLEASNIAHAEASS